The proteins below come from a single Caenibius sp. WL genomic window:
- a CDS encoding TonB-dependent receptor, which yields MNRARFILLTTVAATATWGVGAHAQEPAGTSAVGNEDIVVTAQRRAERLIDVPISVSAMGSEALERAGATNVSNIGTYMPNVQINQTVGNTFGPLISIRGLAPSADTSLGRDQPVGLYVDGVPIAKSTGAAFEIADLERVEVLRGPQGTLYGKNTIGGAVNLVTRKPSGEFGGSIMFGIGEHDLYNERITLDLPTMGTENEGFGAIKTKFSYSGRQFDGFYKNTGPSRDFGRQRLHSARADVLWELNDRFSARYVYDITNSKGTGSMLAISAMGSLFPPGSALYNAILPNLHTKRPKSISADNVHENNFRVSGHAVTLEYDAGSGALGDVTLKSITAWRKMQTRSHSDFDGTPLDLLRFRLDNNYNQFSQEFQVIGDAGRVKYTIGAFYMRDRYNVHNPRWNFQLGGNKYDLSQRGANNHSIAGYGQFTWTPPVADDKLDIAVGLRWTKDTRDVWERFFAYSTFAANPSNLNSGVFERGPGGVPITASGGPVSGVIPGNGGIGPTDLIPLRNKKSWSQFNPELNITFKVNPSWNIYGRVATGYKSGGFNDTAANNAAFNTPYDPEKLLSFELGTKGTFFDRRLSLNMAVYHSIYKDFQAGVFVPEFVTTNIINAGKAEFTGFELEGQLRPVDGLTLNFGYGYLHARYKDFVLPNGDDVTHTYQIPLAPKHNVLLGAEHRLALGGDLQLISSVNYSWRSSQWGTITPDVLSRRKAYGLVDARITLAGVRLTGDAELEFSVWGKNITDEKYWTSGINLTAFTVRQWGDPRSFGADVKLKF from the coding sequence ATGAATCGCGCGCGCTTTATCTTGCTGACGACTGTTGCGGCCACGGCCACGTGGGGCGTAGGCGCCCATGCCCAGGAGCCTGCGGGCACCAGTGCCGTGGGCAACGAGGATATCGTGGTCACCGCGCAGCGGCGCGCAGAACGCCTGATCGACGTGCCGATTTCGGTTTCCGCCATGGGGAGCGAGGCGCTGGAGCGCGCCGGGGCGACCAACGTTTCCAATATCGGCACTTACATGCCCAACGTGCAGATCAACCAGACGGTGGGCAACACCTTCGGCCCGCTGATCTCCATTCGCGGTCTCGCCCCGTCGGCCGACACCAGCCTCGGCCGCGATCAGCCTGTCGGCCTCTATGTCGATGGGGTGCCGATCGCCAAATCGACCGGGGCGGCGTTCGAAATCGCCGATCTGGAACGGGTGGAAGTGCTGCGCGGGCCGCAGGGCACGCTCTATGGCAAGAACACCATCGGCGGGGCGGTCAACCTCGTCACCCGCAAGCCTTCGGGCGAATTCGGCGGTTCGATCATGTTCGGCATCGGCGAACACGATCTCTACAACGAACGGATCACGCTCGACCTGCCGACCATGGGCACGGAAAACGAAGGTTTCGGCGCGATCAAGACCAAGTTTTCCTATTCCGGCCGCCAGTTTGACGGGTTCTACAAGAACACCGGCCCTTCGCGCGATTTCGGCCGCCAGCGGCTCCATTCGGCGCGGGCGGATGTACTGTGGGAACTGAACGACCGCTTCAGCGCCCGCTATGTCTATGACATCACCAACAGCAAGGGCACCGGCTCAATGCTGGCGATCAGCGCGATGGGTTCGCTGTTCCCGCCGGGCAGCGCGCTGTACAACGCGATCCTTCCCAATCTGCATACCAAGCGGCCCAAATCGATCAGCGCGGACAATGTCCACGAAAACAATTTCCGGGTGTCGGGCCATGCGGTGACGCTGGAATACGATGCGGGATCGGGCGCTCTGGGCGATGTGACGCTGAAATCGATCACCGCCTGGCGCAAGATGCAGACCCGCAGCCACAGCGATTTCGATGGCACGCCGCTCGATCTGCTGCGTTTCCGGCTGGATAACAATTACAACCAGTTCAGCCAGGAATTCCAGGTTATCGGCGATGCCGGGCGGGTGAAATACACCATCGGCGCGTTCTACATGCGCGACCGCTACAACGTGCACAACCCGCGCTGGAATTTCCAGTTGGGCGGCAACAAGTACGATCTCAGCCAGCGCGGGGCGAACAACCATTCGATCGCCGGCTATGGCCAGTTCACCTGGACCCCGCCGGTCGCGGACGACAAGCTGGATATCGCGGTGGGCCTGCGCTGGACCAAGGACACGCGCGATGTGTGGGAACGCTTCTTCGCCTATTCCACGTTCGCCGCCAATCCTTCGAATCTGAACAGCGGGGTGTTCGAACGCGGGCCGGGCGGGGTGCCGATCACCGCCAGCGGCGGGCCGGTTTCGGGCGTGATTCCGGGCAACGGGGGCATCGGGCCGACCGATCTCATCCCGCTGCGGAACAAGAAATCGTGGTCGCAGTTCAACCCCGAACTGAACATCACCTTCAAAGTCAATCCGAGCTGGAACATCTACGGCCGCGTCGCCACCGGCTACAAGAGCGGCGGTTTCAACGACACGGCGGCAAACAACGCCGCGTTCAACACACCGTATGATCCGGAAAAGCTGCTGTCGTTCGAACTGGGCACCAAAGGCACTTTCTTCGACCGCCGCCTGAGCCTGAACATGGCTGTTTATCACAGCATTTACAAGGACTTTCAGGCGGGCGTGTTCGTGCCCGAATTCGTGACGACCAACATCATCAACGCGGGCAAGGCCGAATTCACCGGGTTCGAGCTGGAAGGACAGCTGCGCCCGGTCGATGGGCTGACGCTGAATTTCGGCTACGGCTATCTCCACGCCCGGTACAAGGACTTCGTCCTCCCCAACGGGGACGATGTGACGCACACCTACCAGATCCCGCTGGCGCCCAAGCACAACGTGCTGTTGGGGGCGGAGCATCGCCTCGCGCTCGGCGGCGATCTCCAGTTGATCTCCAGCGTCAACTATTCCTGGCGCAGTTCGCAATGGGGCACGATCACGCCCGACGTGCTCAGCCGCCGCAAGGCCTATGGCCTGGTCGATGCGCGGATCACGCTGGCCGGGGTCAGGCTGACCGGCGATGCGGAACTGGAATTCTCCGTCTGGGGCAAGAACATCACCGACGAGAAATACTGGACCAGCGGCATCAACCTGACCGCTTTCACCGTGCGGCAATGGGGCGATCCGCGCAGCTTCGGGGCCGATGTGAAGCTCAAGTTCTGA
- a CDS encoding transglycosylase domain-containing protein: MRKLFGRNHETDIPTPAPDAALPDSAAPLEAPARTGRNWRKRAVRITTVVLFLFILLVGWLAVTAPLSKSLKPVSPPQITLLAADGTPIARNGAIVEQPVHVATLPPHVVRAFLAIEDRRFYSHWGIDPRGMARATWNNMTRGSTQGGSTITQQLAKFTFLTPERSLTRKAREVLIAFWLEAWLSKDEILERYLSNAYFGDNTYGLRAASLHYFHRQPEKLTEGQAAMLAGLMQAPSRYAPSRHFERASKRMRVVLQAMVDAGYMTSAQAKAVATPRLDVRSRNDLPTGTYFADWALPEARKLGDGGYARETLTTTLDSRLQAIARRVTSRAQVHGAQVALVAMRPNGEVVAMIGGKDYAASPFNRATQSRRQPGSTFKLFTYVAALKQGWTPDDIIANTAIESGTYRPQNAGGRYSPSITLEDAFATSSNVAALRLFNEVGDKAVIDTARDFGVTAALPRGDSSLALGTASMSLLELTAAYAGIASNRYPVVPRAFKAEEAGWFDWLFNGPRSLSANNHDAIQRMLRRVVTDGTGRAARLGVPSYGKTGTSQDNRDALFVGYTKDLVVGVWVGNDDNTPLRGISGGGAPARIWRDFMQQATGKSAPPARKRVDPEGPVQPLDLPGAAEIPLGQSSSIRLEDGQAVISTDISGIPIDVHVDRDTIRVNTDALPGGGGSIRTPRVEDIPRPGGAPPPPAETPATRGSGAGGP, from the coding sequence TTGCGGAAACTTTTCGGTCGGAACCACGAAACCGACATCCCCACCCCCGCGCCGGACGCCGCCCTGCCCGACAGCGCGGCGCCGCTGGAAGCGCCTGCCCGCACCGGGCGCAACTGGCGCAAGCGGGCGGTGCGCATCACCACCGTTGTCCTGTTCCTGTTCATTCTGCTGGTCGGGTGGCTGGCGGTTACCGCGCCGCTGTCCAAATCGTTGAAGCCGGTATCTCCGCCGCAAATCACGCTGCTCGCCGCCGACGGCACGCCGATCGCGCGCAACGGGGCGATTGTCGAACAGCCGGTGCATGTCGCCACGCTGCCGCCGCATGTCGTCCGCGCGTTCCTGGCGATCGAGGACCGGCGGTTCTATTCCCACTGGGGGATCGATCCGCGCGGCATGGCCCGCGCAACATGGAACAACATGACCCGCGGCAGCACCCAAGGCGGCAGCACGATCACCCAGCAGCTCGCCAAATTCACGTTCCTGACTCCGGAGCGCAGCCTGACCCGCAAAGCGCGCGAAGTGCTGATCGCCTTCTGGCTCGAAGCCTGGCTGTCCAAGGACGAGATTCTCGAACGCTATCTCTCGAACGCCTATTTCGGCGACAACACCTATGGCCTGCGCGCCGCTTCGCTGCATTACTTCCATCGCCAGCCCGAAAAGCTGACCGAAGGGCAGGCCGCGATGCTGGCCGGGCTGATGCAGGCGCCTTCGCGCTATGCCCCGTCCCGGCATTTCGAACGCGCCAGCAAGCGGATGCGGGTGGTGCTGCAGGCGATGGTCGATGCCGGTTACATGACTTCGGCCCAGGCCAAGGCGGTGGCGACCCCGCGCCTTGACGTGCGCAGCAGGAACGATCTCCCCACCGGCACCTATTTCGCCGACTGGGCGCTGCCCGAAGCGCGCAAGCTGGGCGATGGCGGCTATGCCCGCGAAACTCTGACCACCACGCTGGATTCCCGCCTGCAGGCGATTGCCCGGCGTGTCACCAGCCGGGCGCAGGTGCACGGCGCGCAAGTGGCGCTGGTGGCCATGCGGCCCAACGGTGAAGTGGTCGCCATGATCGGCGGCAAGGATTATGCCGCGTCCCCGTTCAACCGCGCCACCCAATCGCGGCGCCAGCCGGGATCGACCTTCAAGCTGTTCACCTATGTCGCTGCGCTGAAGCAGGGCTGGACGCCGGATGACATCATCGCCAACACCGCGATCGAGAGCGGCACTTACCGGCCGCAGAATGCCGGCGGCCGCTATTCGCCGTCGATCACGCTGGAAGACGCGTTCGCCACGTCGAGCAACGTCGCCGCATTGCGCCTGTTCAACGAAGTGGGTGACAAGGCGGTGATCGATACCGCGCGCGATTTCGGCGTTACGGCCGCGCTGCCGCGCGGGGATTCCAGCCTCGCGCTGGGCACGGCGAGCATGAGCCTGCTGGAGCTGACCGCCGCCTATGCCGGTATCGCCAGCAATCGCTATCCGGTGGTGCCACGTGCGTTCAAGGCCGAAGAAGCGGGCTGGTTCGATTGGCTGTTCAACGGGCCGCGCAGTCTGTCCGCCAACAATCACGACGCGATCCAGCGGATGTTGCGCCGGGTGGTGACCGACGGCACCGGGCGCGCAGCGCGCCTCGGCGTGCCCAGCTATGGCAAGACCGGCACCAGCCAAGACAATCGCGACGCGCTGTTTGTCGGCTATACGAAGGATCTGGTCGTCGGCGTGTGGGTGGGCAATGACGACAACACGCCCCTGCGCGGTATTTCCGGCGGCGGCGCACCGGCGCGCATCTGGCGCGATTTCATGCAGCAGGCCACGGGCAAAAGCGCGCCGCCAGCCAGGAAGCGGGTCGATCCGGAAGGGCCGGTCCAGCCGCTCGACCTGCCCGGCGCAGCGGAAATCCCCCTGGGCCAGAGCAGCAGCATCCGCCTGGAGGATGGGCAGGCGGTCATTTCCACCGACATCAGCGGCATTCCCATCGATGTGCATGTCGACCGCGATACCATCCGCGTCAACACCGACGCCCTGCCCGGTGGGGGCGGTTCCATCCGCACGCCGCGTGTCGAGGATATACCGCGCCCCGGCGGTGCTCCGCCGCCGCCCGCCGAGACGCCCGCCACCCGTGGCAGCGGCGCCGGCGGCCCGTGA
- a CDS encoding SDR family oxidoreductase encodes MHIRLDGRTALITGSTRGIGYATARMLGDAGAEVIVNGRTQEAVDDALATLRRDVPAGAFRGLVADIASADGAAQAARRERALDILVCNAATFDWTAFFDTQDADWQRHFEINVMSGVRLARQFMQGMLERNWGRIVLVASESGLNIPADMIHYGVSKAAQIALARGLAELTAGTGVTVNSVLPGPTASSNADAFFADYAAQNGLPVEEAESHLLQAIRPTSLLRRFATVDEVASMIVYACSPQASATNGAALRAEGGLLRHPG; translated from the coding sequence ATGCATATCAGGCTGGACGGCCGCACCGCATTGATCACGGGATCGACCCGGGGGATCGGTTATGCCACCGCGAGGATGTTGGGCGATGCGGGGGCGGAAGTGATCGTCAACGGCCGCACGCAGGAAGCGGTGGACGATGCGCTGGCTACGCTGCGGCGCGATGTTCCGGCGGGCGCGTTTCGCGGCCTCGTCGCCGATATCGCCAGCGCGGACGGGGCGGCGCAGGCGGCGCGGCGGGAACGTGCGCTCGATATCCTCGTCTGCAACGCGGCGACGTTCGACTGGACGGCGTTCTTCGATACGCAGGATGCCGACTGGCAGCGCCATTTCGAAATCAACGTGATGTCGGGCGTGCGCCTGGCGCGCCAGTTCATGCAGGGCATGCTGGAGCGTAACTGGGGCCGGATCGTGCTGGTGGCGTCGGAATCGGGGCTGAACATTCCGGCCGACATGATTCATTACGGCGTCAGCAAAGCGGCGCAGATCGCGCTGGCCCGGGGCCTTGCCGAACTGACGGCGGGCACCGGGGTGACCGTCAACAGCGTGTTGCCCGGGCCCACCGCATCCAGCAATGCCGATGCCTTCTTCGCCGATTATGCCGCGCAGAACGGACTGCCGGTGGAAGAGGCGGAAAGCCACCTGTTGCAGGCGATCCGGCCGACATCGCTGCTGCGCCGTTTCGCCACGGTGGATGAGGTGGCCAGCATGATCGTCTATGCCTGTTCGCCGCAGGCCTCCGCCACGAATGGCGCGGCCCTGCGCGCCGAAGGGGGGCTGCTGCGCCACCCCGGATAG
- a CDS encoding pentapeptide repeat-containing protein, with the protein MVQTDPSPDRTLSGQTLTRADIERLAAGPGPARLADCDLDGVDCSHLVLSGWVFERCQFRRADFTAAKLEGSRWQSCRGPFANFSRCDLAEATVTACDFNNGNFRYAVLSSAVFAQSKLTGADFSDAKTFDLRFEETLLVNARLAGLSFRRQRLVKVDFALADVRKCDFRETVFDDCSLRDALVAGARFEAADLRGADLGGFQLADATLFRGATISAGQAGQLLRELGLNVR; encoded by the coding sequence ATGGTACAAACCGATCCTTCCCCCGACCGCACGCTCAGCGGGCAGACTTTGACGCGCGCCGATATCGAACGGCTTGCGGCAGGCCCAGGCCCGGCGCGCCTTGCCGATTGCGATCTGGACGGGGTGGATTGCAGCCATCTGGTGCTGAGCGGCTGGGTGTTCGAACGGTGCCAGTTCCGCCGCGCCGATTTCACCGCCGCCAAACTGGAAGGCAGCCGCTGGCAATCCTGCCGCGGCCCGTTCGCCAATTTCAGCCGTTGCGATCTGGCGGAAGCGACCGTCACGGCCTGCGATTTCAACAACGGCAACTTCCGCTATGCCGTGCTGTCATCGGCGGTCTTCGCGCAATCCAAGCTGACCGGGGCCGATTTTTCCGACGCCAAGACGTTCGACCTGCGGTTCGAGGAAACGCTGCTGGTGAATGCCCGCCTGGCGGGCCTGTCGTTCCGCAGGCAGCGGCTGGTGAAAGTGGATTTCGCGCTGGCCGATGTGCGCAAATGCGATTTCCGCGAAACGGTGTTCGACGATTGCAGCTTGCGCGATGCGCTGGTCGCGGGCGCGCGGTTCGAAGCGGCCGATCTTAGAGGCGCCGATCTCGGCGGCTTCCAGCTGGCCGATGCCACACTGTTTCGCGGGGCCACCATCTCCGCCGGGCAGGCCGGGCAATTGCTGCGCGAACTGGGGCTCAACGTCCGTTAG
- a CDS encoding zinc-binding dehydrogenase, with protein sequence MQAAIYTRNGDPDVLTWGTVSDPAIGPTGVLVKVAYVSIEGGDLISRRMTPPANGPHVVGYQAAGTVVAIGEQVTRVAVGQKVCAFHWFGSHAELFAVDQRHAFPLPDGIDMAMASTVPTTFGTAHDALFEFAGLQPGETVLVQGAAGGVGIAAVQLAAQAGARVIATASGAGRSARLAEYGAAETIDHAAESIAERCLALTDGKGVDMVMDIAGGRAMAELMRAIRYRGRYLMVGIASGESTCLDFTDMVTKSLTCHGTLFGREMGTPRGQAIVEDLLRQMAAGAIRMPIDRVFPLSEAAAAHRYAEQAHPFGRVLMAA encoded by the coding sequence GTGCAAGCCGCCATCTACACCCGGAACGGCGATCCCGACGTTCTGACCTGGGGCACAGTGTCCGATCCGGCCATCGGCCCCACCGGGGTGCTGGTCAAAGTTGCGTATGTTTCGATCGAAGGCGGCGATCTGATCAGCCGCCGGATGACCCCGCCCGCGAACGGCCCGCATGTGGTGGGCTATCAGGCCGCGGGCACGGTGGTTGCGATTGGCGAACAGGTCACGCGCGTGGCCGTTGGCCAGAAAGTCTGCGCTTTCCATTGGTTCGGCAGCCATGCGGAACTGTTCGCGGTGGACCAGCGCCATGCTTTCCCGCTGCCCGACGGGATCGATATGGCCATGGCCTCCACCGTGCCGACGACATTCGGCACCGCGCATGATGCGCTGTTCGAATTCGCCGGGCTGCAACCGGGGGAAACCGTGCTGGTGCAGGGCGCGGCGGGCGGCGTGGGGATTGCCGCCGTGCAGCTGGCCGCGCAGGCTGGGGCGCGGGTGATCGCCACCGCTTCGGGGGCCGGGCGCAGCGCGCGGCTGGCCGAATATGGCGCGGCGGAAACGATCGATCATGCGGCGGAAAGCATCGCCGAACGCTGTCTGGCGCTGACCGATGGCAAGGGCGTCGACATGGTGATGGATATCGCCGGCGGGCGGGCCATGGCCGAACTGATGCGCGCGATCCGTTACCGGGGGCGCTATCTCATGGTCGGGATCGCCAGCGGCGAAAGCACCTGTCTCGATTTCACCGACATGGTGACCAAGAGCCTCACCTGCCATGGCACGCTGTTCGGCCGTGAAATGGGCACGCCGCGTGGGCAGGCGATTGTCGAAGATCTGCTGCGGCAGATGGCGGCGGGCGCAATCCGCATGCCGATCGACCGGGTGTTTCCCCTGTCCGAAGCCGCCGCCGCGCACCGTTATGCCGAACAGGCGCACCCGTTCGGCCGCGTGCTGATGGCCGCCTGA
- a CDS encoding TetR/AcrR family transcriptional regulator, which produces MTGVNAEQQARGRGRPRDAEKDAAIREAAWRILAEKGYEAFTFEAVADCAGCSRSTLYRRFANKAELVEAALGATARLFEPVTGEGMAPRDALIAHATALRAYMAAPRGPAMLSIMVSMPHHPELAAALQRHQQREQAYYFREFDRLFPEGIASEKRDFAFHTLVGSIVFHVAVRRAAPGDAQIAQLVDHAIGLLRE; this is translated from the coding sequence ATGACCGGGGTGAACGCAGAGCAACAGGCGCGGGGGCGCGGGCGCCCGCGCGATGCGGAAAAGGACGCAGCCATCCGCGAGGCGGCGTGGCGGATTCTGGCGGAAAAGGGCTACGAAGCTTTCACATTCGAAGCGGTCGCCGATTGTGCCGGGTGCAGCCGGTCGACGCTGTATCGCCGCTTTGCCAACAAGGCGGAGCTGGTCGAAGCGGCGCTGGGCGCGACGGCCCGCCTGTTCGAACCGGTGACGGGCGAAGGCATGGCCCCGCGCGATGCGCTGATCGCCCATGCCACGGCGCTGCGCGCCTATATGGCCGCGCCGCGCGGGCCCGCGATGCTGAGCATCATGGTGAGCATGCCGCACCATCCGGAACTGGCCGCCGCGTTGCAGCGCCATCAGCAGCGGGAACAGGCTTATTACTTCCGCGAATTCGACCGCCTGTTTCCCGAAGGGATCGCCTCTGAAAAGCGCGATTTCGCGTTCCACACGCTGGTCGGCAGCATCGTCTTTCATGTCGCCGTCCGTCGCGCGGCGCCGGGCGATGCGCAGATCGCGCAACTGGTCGATCACGCCATCGGCCTGCTGCGGGAATAG
- a CDS encoding TonB-dependent receptor, with the protein MNKNLLLLSSALSFVSVPAFAAQDTASDTAADASGNAADIVVTAQKREQRITDVPISISAYNGAFLEQIGGTELNKVSAITPGFVIQLQDKFAPGFSVRGITSNDFSPQSEQRVAVFQDGVAVTQTASAYGELFDIDRIEVEKGPQSTLHGRSALNGGVSIFQKRPTDDFSVEVKGGIGNYDYFSAQGVVNLPIGDTLGIRFGALKRKRDGFVKDSDGSGTYNAVNAEAYRFAGKWEPSEAFSFNLIATYDVDHTKGGVPFKSRTFLPLDQKTGTVAGDMKFWTPTHLDTFGTLPDPYFKRKILGISGTADWRLNDTLSLTSITGYRWYDACQSGDNDGTPTNLIAYHQCNDGKQISEELRLNFSDLGIFEGFVGGSVFHASNGMSMEMGYDERAMALLLSGTLQQFAPKGLTNAQINALLGPAAGTFKAFHLDQQLTGAKITTFDLFADVTAHLTDRLELFAGGRVTWDRKKLTLQGLTPLGPSSLTGGGLLLKPTPDGAVLRGSNSSSIVTGRAGLRFTLSPNVNLYAVYGIGKRPEVLQLNPTTPSQLIPAETLKSGEAGIKFRLLGGRLVGDASVFYYKYSNFQTLGLRNGIVATVNAGKADAYGFETQLSYEITPGISIFGSYGFNHGRFRAGLYDGNRFRNSPDHKFAIGGNFEAPLAGGTIGFAPTYSWQSKMFFFEDNDRLDLQQRVPAAYSDRVVDEYQNGFGQLSARITFAPENKRWSVALIGDNLTDKKHLVDAGNTGDYFGIPTFIAGSRRTVRAEFGLAF; encoded by the coding sequence GTGAACAAGAATCTCCTGCTGCTTTCCAGCGCGCTGTCGTTCGTCTCCGTTCCCGCTTTCGCGGCGCAGGACACGGCAAGCGACACCGCAGCCGATGCCAGCGGTAACGCGGCCGATATCGTCGTGACCGCGCAAAAACGCGAACAGCGCATCACCGATGTGCCGATTTCGATCAGCGCCTACAACGGCGCGTTCCTGGAACAGATCGGCGGCACCGAGCTGAACAAGGTTTCGGCGATCACGCCGGGCTTCGTGATCCAGTTGCAGGACAAGTTCGCCCCCGGCTTTTCGGTGCGCGGCATCACGTCGAACGACTTTTCGCCCCAGTCCGAACAGCGCGTCGCCGTGTTTCAGGATGGCGTGGCGGTGACGCAGACCGCATCGGCCTATGGCGAACTGTTCGATATCGACCGGATCGAAGTGGAAAAGGGCCCGCAATCGACCTTGCACGGCCGCTCCGCGCTGAACGGCGGGGTGTCGATCTTCCAGAAGCGGCCGACCGACGATTTCTCGGTCGAGGTAAAAGGCGGGATCGGCAATTACGATTACTTCAGCGCGCAGGGCGTGGTGAACCTGCCGATCGGCGACACGCTGGGCATCCGTTTCGGCGCGCTGAAGCGCAAGCGCGACGGATTCGTGAAAGACAGCGACGGCAGCGGCACGTACAACGCGGTCAATGCCGAGGCCTATCGTTTCGCGGGCAAGTGGGAACCGTCGGAGGCGTTCAGCTTCAATCTGATCGCCACTTACGATGTCGATCACACGAAGGGCGGCGTGCCGTTCAAGTCGCGTACGTTCCTGCCGCTCGACCAGAAAACCGGGACGGTGGCCGGCGACATGAAATTCTGGACGCCGACCCATCTCGACACGTTCGGCACGCTGCCCGATCCCTACTTCAAGCGGAAAATCCTCGGGATCAGCGGCACGGCCGACTGGCGCCTGAACGACACGCTGAGCCTGACCTCGATCACCGGCTATCGCTGGTACGACGCCTGCCAGTCGGGCGACAACGACGGCACGCCGACCAATCTCATCGCCTATCACCAGTGCAACGACGGCAAGCAGATTTCCGAGGAACTGCGGCTCAATTTCTCCGATCTGGGCATTTTCGAAGGCTTCGTCGGCGGCAGCGTGTTCCACGCCAGCAACGGCATGAGCATGGAAATGGGCTATGACGAACGCGCCATGGCCCTGTTGCTGAGCGGGACGCTGCAACAATTCGCGCCCAAGGGCCTGACCAACGCCCAGATCAACGCTCTGCTCGGCCCGGCCGCCGGCACGTTCAAGGCCTTCCATCTCGATCAGCAACTGACCGGCGCGAAAATCACCACGTTCGATCTCTTCGCCGATGTCACCGCGCATCTGACCGACCGGCTCGAACTGTTCGCGGGCGGGCGGGTGACCTGGGACAGAAAGAAGCTCACCCTGCAAGGGCTCACCCCGCTCGGCCCGTCCTCGCTGACCGGCGGCGGGCTGTTGCTCAAGCCCACACCCGATGGCGCGGTGCTGCGCGGCAGCAATTCCTCCAGCATCGTCACCGGCCGCGCGGGCCTGCGGTTCACACTTTCGCCCAACGTCAATCTCTACGCCGTCTATGGCATCGGCAAGCGGCCGGAAGTGCTGCAGCTCAACCCCACCACCCCGTCGCAACTGATCCCGGCCGAAACGCTGAAATCGGGCGAAGCGGGGATCAAGTTCCGCCTGCTGGGCGGCAGGCTCGTGGGCGATGCCTCGGTGTTCTACTACAAGTACAGCAATTTCCAGACGCTGGGCCTGAGGAACGGCATCGTCGCCACTGTCAACGCGGGCAAGGCCGATGCCTATGGTTTCGAAACACAGCTCAGTTATGAAATCACGCCGGGCATTTCGATCTTCGGCAGCTACGGCTTCAATCACGGCCGCTTCCGTGCCGGGCTGTATGACGGCAACCGGTTCCGCAACAGCCCGGATCACAAGTTCGCCATCGGCGGCAATTTCGAAGCTCCGCTGGCGGGCGGCACGATCGGTTTCGCCCCGACGTATAGCTGGCAATCGAAGATGTTCTTCTTCGAAGACAACGACCGGCTCGATCTCCAGCAGCGCGTGCCCGCCGCCTATTCCGACCGCGTGGTGGACGAATATCAGAACGGATTCGGCCAGCTGAGCGCCCGGATCACGTTCGCGCCCGAAAACAAACGCTGGTCAGTTGCGCTGATTGGCGACAATCTGACCGACAAGAAGCATCTGGTCGATGCGGGCAACACGGGGGACTATTTCGGCATTCCGACTTTCATTGCCGGCTCGCGGCGCACCGTGCGCGCCGAATTCGGGCTCGCATTCTGA